The following are encoded in a window of Caldicellulosiruptor danielii genomic DNA:
- the eno gene encoding phosphopyruvate hydratase, with product MKVDLSITAVKAREILDSRGNPTVEVEVVVNDEFVGRAAVPSGASTGMFEAVELRDGDKKRYMGKGVLKAVENVNEVIAPEIIGMNALNQVEIDRLMIELDGTENKSKLGANAILGVSLAVAKAAANALGIPLYQYIGGVNAKYLPVPMMNILNGGKHADNSVDLQEFMIMPVGAKSFSEALRMCAETFHQLRNVLKARGYNTTVGDEGGFAPNLKSNEEPLEVIVEAIEKAGYTPGKDIAIALDPATSELYNEEDGKYHFEREGKVRTKEEMVEFWVKLVEKYPIVSIEDGVAEEDWEGWKMLTEALGNKIQLVGDDLFVTNTKRLAKGIELGVANSILIKLNQIGTLTETLEAIEMANRAGYTAVVSHRSGETEDTTIADLVVAVNAGQIKTGAPSRTDRVAKYNQLLRIEEELGSTAVYPGMNAFFNLKKK from the coding sequence ATGAAAGTTGATCTTTCAATTACAGCTGTAAAAGCAAGAGAAATTCTTGATTCAAGAGGAAATCCGACTGTTGAAGTAGAAGTTGTTGTAAATGATGAGTTTGTTGGCAGAGCTGCTGTTCCATCAGGTGCGTCCACAGGTATGTTTGAGGCTGTTGAGCTCAGAGACGGTGACAAAAAAAGATATATGGGTAAAGGGGTTCTCAAGGCAGTTGAAAACGTAAATGAGGTTATTGCACCAGAGATTATTGGAATGAATGCTCTAAACCAAGTTGAAATTGACAGGCTTATGATTGAGCTTGATGGAACAGAGAACAAGAGCAAGCTTGGTGCAAACGCAATTTTGGGTGTATCTTTGGCAGTTGCAAAGGCAGCAGCAAACGCACTTGGCATTCCACTGTACCAATACATTGGCGGTGTCAATGCAAAATATTTACCTGTGCCGATGATGAATATCTTAAACGGTGGTAAGCATGCTGACAACTCTGTCGATTTGCAAGAGTTTATGATAATGCCTGTCGGTGCAAAATCTTTTAGTGAAGCACTCAGGATGTGTGCTGAGACATTCCATCAATTAAGAAATGTATTGAAGGCAAGAGGTTACAACACAACAGTTGGTGATGAAGGTGGATTTGCACCAAACTTGAAGTCTAACGAAGAGCCATTGGAAGTAATTGTTGAAGCAATTGAAAAAGCTGGTTATACTCCAGGTAAAGATATAGCAATTGCGCTTGACCCTGCAACATCTGAGCTCTACAATGAAGAAGATGGAAAGTATCATTTCGAAAGAGAAGGTAAAGTTAGAACAAAAGAAGAAATGGTAGAGTTCTGGGTAAAGCTTGTTGAAAAATATCCGATTGTTTCAATAGAAGATGGTGTTGCGGAAGAGGACTGGGAAGGTTGGAAGATGCTCACTGAAGCTCTTGGCAACAAGATTCAGCTTGTTGGTGATGATTTATTTGTTACAAACACAAAGAGGCTTGCAAAGGGAATTGAGCTTGGTGTTGCAAACTCAATATTAATTAAGCTCAACCAGATTGGGACACTTACAGAAACCTTAGAAGCAATTGAGATGGCAAATAGAGCAGGCTACACTGCAGTTGTATCCCACAGATCAGGTGAGACTGAAGATACAACAATTGCTGACCTTGTTGTTGCAGTAAACGCAGGGCAGATTAAGACAGGTGCACCGTCAAGAACAGACAGAGTAGCAAAATACAATCAGCTATTGAGAATTGAAGAAGAGCTTGGCAGCACTGCCGTATATCCCGGAATGAACGCATTCTTTAACTTGAAGAAAAAATAA
- the gap gene encoding type I glyceraldehyde-3-phosphate dehydrogenase produces MAVKIGINGFGRIGRNAFKAILAKYPNEFEVVAVNDLTDPKTLAHLLKYDSCYGIFNGTVDYTDTSIIVNGKEIKVLAEKDPANLPWKDLGVEVVIESTGRFTKKQDAEKHIQAGAKKVIITAPATDEDITIVMGVNEEMYDPSKHHVISNASCTTNCLAPVTKVIDKHFKVKRGLMTTVHSYTNDQQILDLPHKDLRRARAAALSIIPTTTGAAKAVALVLPHLKGKLNGFALRVPTPTVSVTDVVFEVEKPTTKEEVNSVLKAAAEGELKGILGYSEEPLVSVDYKGDPRSSIVDALSTMVIEDTLVKVVAWYDNEWGYSNRVADLLDYIVKKGL; encoded by the coding sequence ATGGCTGTTAAAATTGGTATTAATGGTTTTGGAAGAATTGGTAGAAATGCTTTTAAGGCTATTTTGGCAAAATATCCAAACGAGTTTGAGGTTGTTGCAGTAAACGATTTGACAGACCCAAAAACATTGGCACATCTTTTAAAATACGATTCATGTTATGGTATATTCAATGGGACTGTTGATTATACAGACACCTCAATCATTGTAAACGGCAAAGAAATAAAGGTCTTAGCTGAAAAAGATCCAGCAAACTTGCCATGGAAGGATTTGGGTGTTGAGGTTGTAATTGAATCAACAGGTAGATTTACAAAGAAGCAAGATGCTGAAAAGCATATTCAAGCAGGTGCAAAGAAGGTTATAATCACAGCTCCTGCAACAGATGAAGACATCACAATTGTTATGGGCGTTAACGAAGAGATGTACGACCCAAGCAAACACCATGTAATTTCAAATGCATCCTGTACAACAAACTGTTTAGCACCAGTCACAAAGGTTATTGACAAACATTTCAAAGTAAAAAGAGGACTTATGACAACAGTTCACTCATATACAAATGACCAGCAGATTTTGGACCTGCCACACAAGGATTTAAGAAGAGCAAGAGCAGCAGCGCTTTCTATTATCCCAACAACAACTGGTGCTGCAAAGGCAGTAGCGCTTGTTCTTCCACACCTCAAAGGTAAGCTCAACGGTTTTGCGCTCAGAGTTCCAACTCCAACTGTTTCTGTTACAGACGTTGTGTTTGAGGTTGAAAAGCCAACAACAAAAGAAGAGGTCAACAGCGTTTTAAAAGCTGCTGCAGAAGGTGAACTCAAAGGAATTTTGGGATACAGTGAAGAACCTCTTGTTTCTGTTGACTACAAAGGCGATCCAAGGTCTTCAATAGTTGATGCTCTCTCTACAATGGTTATTGAAGACACACTTGTCAAGGTTGTTGCATGGTATGACAACGAATGGGGATACTCTAACAGAGTTGCAGACCTTTTGGACTACATTGTTAAGAAAGGGTTATAA
- the gpmI gene encoding 2,3-bisphosphoglycerate-independent phosphoglycerate mutase, whose product MMKKPVVLIVMDGWGYNPKQEGNAVALGKTPNLDYYEKNYPYTLIGSSGMDVGLPEGQMGNSEVGHLNLGAGRIVYQEFTRITKSIKDGDFFEKEEFLMAVENCKKYNSSLHLMGLLSDGGVHSHNTHLYALLELAKKHNLEKVYVHCFLDGRDVPPSSAKIYIEELEQKMKEIGCGKIATVMGRYYAMDRDKRWERVEKAYNAMVFGEGEYASSALEAVEKSYEKGNTDEFVIPTVVLENGKPTATINEHDSIIFFNFRPDRARQITRAFCDVEFDGFERKKGYFEVFFVCMTQYDVTIKNCHVAFKPENLTNTLGEYLSKLGLKQLRIAETEKYAHVTFFFNGGVEVPNVGEDRVLVPSPKVATYDLKPEMSAYEVTEALLERIERDEYDVIICNYANGDMVGHTGVLEAAIKAVEAVDECIGKVVNKVLEKGGVVIITADHGNCEQMIDYETGEPHTAHTTNKVPLYLVGYGNVKLRDDGILADIAPTILDILGLEKPSEMKGNSLIIK is encoded by the coding sequence ATGATGAAAAAACCTGTTGTTCTTATCGTCATGGATGGTTGGGGTTACAACCCAAAGCAAGAGGGAAATGCTGTTGCTTTGGGTAAGACCCCCAACCTTGACTATTACGAAAAGAATTATCCATATACGTTGATTGGTAGCAGCGGAATGGACGTTGGCCTTCCTGAAGGTCAGATGGGAAATTCTGAGGTAGGTCATCTTAATTTGGGTGCTGGGAGAATTGTGTATCAAGAATTTACAAGGATAACAAAGTCAATCAAAGATGGTGACTTCTTTGAAAAAGAAGAGTTTTTAATGGCCGTTGAGAATTGCAAAAAATACAATTCATCCCTGCATTTAATGGGGCTTTTATCAGATGGCGGTGTTCACAGTCACAACACTCACCTTTATGCACTTTTAGAACTTGCAAAGAAGCACAACCTCGAAAAAGTGTACGTTCATTGTTTTTTAGATGGGCGAGATGTCCCACCTTCAAGCGCAAAGATTTACATTGAAGAGCTTGAACAGAAGATGAAAGAAATAGGTTGTGGCAAGATTGCAACAGTGATGGGCAGATACTATGCAATGGACAGGGATAAAAGGTGGGAAAGAGTAGAAAAGGCTTACAATGCAATGGTGTTTGGTGAAGGCGAGTATGCAAGCTCAGCATTAGAGGCGGTTGAAAAGTCGTATGAAAAAGGTAATACCGATGAGTTTGTAATTCCAACTGTAGTGCTTGAGAATGGTAAGCCCACTGCAACCATAAATGAACACGACAGCATAATATTTTTTAACTTTAGACCCGATAGAGCAAGACAAATCACAAGAGCATTTTGCGATGTAGAATTTGACGGTTTTGAAAGGAAAAAAGGATATTTTGAGGTATTCTTTGTATGCATGACCCAGTATGATGTGACAATAAAAAATTGTCATGTTGCATTCAAACCTGAAAACTTGACAAACACTTTGGGAGAATACCTTAGCAAGTTAGGATTAAAACAACTCAGAATTGCTGAGACAGAAAAGTATGCTCATGTCACCTTCTTCTTCAATGGTGGTGTTGAAGTTCCAAATGTCGGAGAAGACAGGGTTTTGGTGCCATCCCCAAAGGTTGCAACATATGACCTAAAACCAGAGATGAGTGCTTATGAGGTAACTGAAGCTCTTCTTGAGAGAATTGAAAGAGATGAATATGATGTTATAATTTGTAACTATGCAAATGGCGACATGGTTGGGCACACAGGAGTACTTGAGGCTGCAATAAAAGCAGTTGAGGCTGTTGATGAGTGTATCGGAAAAGTTGTTAACAAAGTTTTAGAAAAAGGCGGAGTGGTTATTATTACTGCTGACCATGGCAACTGCGAACAGATGATTGATTATGAAACAGGTGAACCTCATACAGCTCATACAACAAATAAGGTGCCTTTGTATCTTGTTGGATATGGCAATGTTAAATTAAGAGATGATGGAATTTTAGCAGACATTGCTCCGACTATCTTAGACATCTTAGGATTAGAAAAGCCTTCAGAGATGAAAGGAAATTCGCTTATTATTAAATAA
- the tpiA gene encoding triose-phosphate isomerase, whose protein sequence is MPRLNKKTIRDIDVSGKRVLVRVDFNVPQDENGNITDDRRIREALPTIKYLIDHNAKVILVSHLGRPKGKFDPKYSMAPVAKRLSELLGKEVVLAKDVIGDDAKKCVEQMKEGDVVLLENVRFHKEEEENDREFAKALASLADIYVNDAFGTAHRAHASTAGVAEFLPAVAGFLMEKEIEMLGNALANPQRPFVAILGGAKVSDKIGVITNLLEKVDSLLIGGAMAYTFLKAKGYKIGKSKCEDDKLDVAREIMKKAEEKGVNLLLPVGSIVAKEFKNDTEYMYVPSDAMPDDMMGMDIGNTTIELFSKEIKKAKTIVWNGPMGVFEFPNFAKGTEAIARAVAEAVEENGAIAIIGGGDSAAAVEKLGFADKMTHISTGGGASLEFLEGKILPGIACLLDKNPRKKIIAANWKMNKTPQEAKEFVEELKKHLDDVQAEVVICAPSILVPYVKEAIEGTNIKLGTQNMFYEEKGAYTGEISGPMLKAVGVEYVVIGHSERRQYFGETDEIVNKKVLAALKFGLKPIVCVGETLKQREYGITDELVRLQVKIALNGVSKEDVEKVVIAYEPIWAIGTGKNATPEEANRVIGIIRNVIAEMYDEDTAQKVRIQYGGSVNSANSADIFNMPEIDGGLVGGASLNAQEFAKILHY, encoded by the coding sequence ATGCCAAGATTAAACAAGAAAACAATCCGTGATATAGATGTAAGTGGTAAAAGAGTTTTAGTCAGAGTTGATTTTAATGTTCCACAAGATGAAAATGGAAATATCACAGATGATAGAAGGATCAGAGAAGCGCTTCCAACCATTAAATATTTGATTGATCACAATGCAAAGGTAATTCTTGTTTCACATTTAGGAAGGCCAAAGGGCAAATTTGACCCGAAATATTCTATGGCACCTGTTGCAAAGAGGCTTTCTGAACTTCTTGGCAAAGAAGTTGTCCTTGCGAAAGACGTTATAGGCGATGATGCAAAAAAGTGTGTTGAGCAGATGAAAGAAGGAGATGTAGTTCTTCTTGAAAATGTGAGATTCCACAAAGAGGAAGAAGAAAATGACAGAGAATTTGCAAAGGCTTTAGCATCGCTTGCAGACATTTATGTAAATGACGCGTTTGGTACAGCTCACAGAGCACATGCATCAACAGCAGGTGTTGCAGAGTTCTTACCAGCAGTTGCTGGATTTTTGATGGAAAAAGAGATAGAGATGCTTGGTAACGCTCTTGCAAATCCACAAAGACCTTTTGTTGCAATCTTGGGTGGTGCAAAGGTTTCTGATAAGATTGGGGTTATAACAAACCTTCTCGAGAAGGTTGACAGCCTCTTAATTGGCGGTGCAATGGCATATACCTTCTTGAAGGCAAAGGGATATAAGATTGGAAAATCAAAGTGCGAAGATGACAAGCTTGATGTTGCAAGAGAAATAATGAAAAAAGCAGAGGAAAAAGGAGTAAACCTTCTTTTACCAGTTGGAAGCATTGTTGCAAAAGAGTTCAAGAACGACACAGAGTATATGTATGTTCCATCTGATGCAATGCCAGACGATATGATGGGCATGGACATAGGAAATACCACAATTGAACTTTTTTCAAAAGAGATAAAGAAGGCAAAGACTATTGTTTGGAATGGACCAATGGGTGTTTTTGAATTTCCAAACTTTGCAAAGGGAACAGAAGCTATCGCAAGAGCTGTTGCTGAGGCTGTTGAAGAAAATGGTGCAATTGCTATTATTGGCGGAGGAGACTCAGCTGCTGCTGTTGAAAAACTTGGCTTTGCAGATAAGATGACACATATCTCAACAGGCGGTGGAGCATCCTTAGAGTTCTTAGAAGGAAAAATCTTACCTGGTATTGCATGCTTACTTGACAAAAACCCAAGAAAAAAAATAATAGCTGCTAACTGGAAGATGAATAAGACTCCACAAGAAGCAAAAGAGTTTGTTGAAGAGCTTAAAAAACACTTAGATGATGTGCAAGCAGAAGTTGTGATCTGTGCACCTTCAATCTTGGTACCATATGTCAAAGAGGCAATAGAGGGTACCAATATTAAACTTGGAACACAAAACATGTTCTATGAAGAAAAAGGTGCATACACAGGTGAGATATCTGGTCCAATGCTTAAAGCAGTTGGGGTTGAGTATGTGGTAATAGGTCACTCTGAAAGAAGACAGTACTTTGGCGAAACTGATGAGATTGTGAACAAGAAAGTGTTAGCAGCTCTCAAGTTTGGTCTAAAGCCTATTGTATGTGTTGGTGAGACACTCAAACAAAGAGAATATGGCATTACAGATGAACTTGTAAGGCTTCAAGTAAAGATTGCACTAAATGGTGTTTCCAAAGAAGATGTTGAGAAGGTTGTAATTGCATATGAACCCATCTGGGCAATAGGTACAGGTAAGAATGCAACACCTGAAGAAGCAAATAGAGTAATTGGAATTATTAGAAATGTAATTGCTGAAATGTATGATGAAGATACAGCTCAGAAAGTAAGGATTCAATATGGTGGTAGCGTAAACTCTGCAAATTCAGCAGATATTTTCAATATGCCAGAAATTGATGGAGGCTTGGTTGGTGGCGCAAGCCTGAATGCTCAAGAGTTTGCGAAAATATTACACTACTAA
- the uxaC gene encoding glucuronate isomerase, with amino-acid sequence MKRFMDEDFLLNNQTAKLLYEKYAKDMPIVDFHCHLSPKEIYENKRFKNITEVWLGGDHYKWRLMRANGIEEKYITGNADDYEKFLAWAKTIPMAIGNPIYHWTHLELKRYFGINEILNEKSAPIIWEKTNKVLKELGARDIILRSNVEIICTTDDPVDTLEYHLKLKEDKDFNVKVYPTFRPDKGVNIERETFIPWVEKLGKVYGKKIETYDEFLNALKSRAEFFHSVGCRASDHAIDDMVFADASFDEVANIFKKALAGEKVTEIEVAKYKTYTLRFLGKVYSSLGWAMQLHINALRNNNTRMFNILGPDTGYDSINDNHVAVALVKFLDSLEKENSLPKTILYSLNPKDNYVLATIMGSFQDGSIPGKMQLGAAWWFNDSKDGNLQQMKDFANLGLLSRFVGMVTDSRSFLSYARHEYFRRLLCNLIGEWVENGEYPYDLETLGKIVQGICYYNAKEYFGF; translated from the coding sequence ATGAAAAGATTTATGGATGAGGATTTTCTCTTGAATAACCAAACTGCTAAATTGCTTTACGAAAAGTATGCAAAGGATATGCCAATTGTTGACTTTCACTGTCATTTAAGTCCCAAGGAAATTTATGAGAACAAGAGATTTAAAAACATAACTGAGGTTTGGCTTGGAGGAGACCATTACAAATGGAGGCTTATGAGGGCAAATGGCATCGAAGAAAAGTATATAACAGGTAACGCAGATGATTATGAAAAATTCTTGGCGTGGGCAAAGACTATCCCAATGGCAATAGGAAACCCAATTTATCATTGGACACATTTAGAACTTAAAAGATATTTTGGAATAAATGAGATATTGAATGAAAAATCTGCACCTATCATTTGGGAAAAGACAAACAAAGTTCTAAAAGAGCTTGGTGCAAGGGATATAATTTTGAGGTCCAATGTAGAAATAATCTGCACAACAGATGACCCTGTTGATACACTTGAGTATCATTTAAAACTAAAAGAAGATAAAGATTTTAATGTAAAAGTTTATCCTACTTTCAGACCTGACAAAGGCGTGAACATCGAAAGAGAAACCTTTATCCCGTGGGTAGAAAAGCTTGGAAAAGTTTATGGAAAGAAGATAGAAACCTATGATGAGTTTTTAAATGCCTTAAAATCAAGAGCAGAGTTTTTCCACTCTGTGGGGTGTCGTGCTTCTGATCATGCTATTGATGATATGGTTTTTGCTGATGCGTCTTTTGATGAAGTAGCTAATATTTTCAAAAAAGCTTTAGCAGGTGAGAAAGTTACAGAAATTGAAGTTGCAAAATATAAAACGTATACATTGAGATTCTTAGGAAAGGTTTATTCAAGTCTTGGCTGGGCAATGCAGCTTCATATAAATGCCCTGAGAAATAACAATACAAGAATGTTCAATATTTTGGGGCCTGACACAGGATATGATTCAATAAACGACAATCATGTAGCTGTAGCACTTGTTAAATTTCTTGATTCATTAGAGAAAGAAAATTCCTTGCCCAAGACAATTCTGTATTCTTTAAATCCAAAAGACAACTATGTTCTTGCAACAATTATGGGATCTTTCCAGGATGGTAGCATTCCTGGCAAGATGCAGCTTGGTGCAGCTTGGTGGTTCAATGATAGCAAAGATGGAAACCTTCAGCAGATGAAAGACTTTGCAAATCTTGGGCTTTTGAGTCGATTTGTTGGAATGGTAACAGATTCTCGAAGCTTTCTGTCTTACGCAAGACATGAATACTTTAGAAGACTTCTATGCAATTTAATTGGCGAGTGGGTAGAAAACGGCGAATATCCTTATGATTTAGAAACACTTGGTAAAATAGTTCAAGGCATTTGTTATTATAATGCAAAAGAGTATTTTGGGTTTTAA